Proteins encoded in a region of the Raphanus sativus cultivar WK10039 chromosome 8, ASM80110v3, whole genome shotgun sequence genome:
- the LOC108805342 gene encoding uncharacterized protein LOC108805342, protein MASEDPMNNTAGTDDETIAQRRKRLRRVSFADREITSVHIFKRDEEYETPPNPSASSEPQNGDTSESEDKVIRFFGELAESEDTGDEPVEKLFFSSKGSPSSGGSTIASATSDDEENFFGPVSSHFINPGRLSDASIAEEHHDITMDSTAFSMHFRSLAMSESGDLRTPTSSHVPVEDKTPTQLPSRSDTGSTMVFTYPKKLFPRSPVPVDKGSGGGDSNDMSLVGEDSRKYDYGHITPALAALLGDESKEPVPASQDISVEARSPLPEFSLSLQNGSIPVGIESTSACQMLSPSAYAIHPLMELHESGNQSAYFVGRMQQCVTPSPQSAYSFMSRETLALVQSLSTIQKSKSRLGLIPPSPASALSQRIEKSKLQLSGLRSVTTPSTFGREDSGLRPGTRKDILITNLDDLLSKHDNPTPDQLSCAALSPVVDSSDVFTCISPQVNTNSRIQGSLLKEQERNQTASTPVKFVSSLAKSSHATTSAALNNCVTLQDHEQQSKAIANSETEDGHVTKDSVSTPSLNTLSDHMDSLLVESCVSLSETGFLNGSAQQNEEESVLNKNKKGTNNIRAAHCETGVISTEDSPVVVTQDRPATAGSSPLDRSRNEASHAKGPSRLKRKARDVDPADKNCSPKVRQSTQDISNPVMYHPDGNDVNNCRVVREQVNWVEIPGKISEEIKQMFASLANKLNLRQVCKLEDMLTHLKQVHLCEMLCLQIKSQKVCGDLTDAKTKRRAESRSLLCKLAYEKAKLELLHLKEEIMRKKSQVVTTGLQTSETLGLKCAKLLRQHGFNSTGLLTPAQPHEATTSKVTEKTQEIEELDSKIKTLIKCFPTCDKITGEHAYTDAVMIAEDQLKKKMSCMLLRQDIRGWKVDSLGEKNGCQSIVLDYGGLINQRLTLKPGHASCVIVSNNLSDAFIKHLPDMNVSTAFNSLFSAEYSRVYVGTSTLLEITQKTSLIVHNLLNVAEELQLARMEIPNLVQGNFESPSAEQLYLQISFFDCKNLRKVTMSLDMACLTHGMYPGHIIPCEVTGTKRDVVASEQLMKEIEYAVDGVVVGYPRILRLCRCVSKLLQSQSRR, encoded by the exons atggCGTCGGAAGATCCGATGAACAACACTGCCGGAACAGACGACGAGACTATAGCTCAGCGGAGAAAGCGACTCCGGCGAGTGAGCTTCGCCGACCGGGAGATTACTTCCGTCCACATTTTCAAACGCGACGAAGAGTACGAGACGCCGCCGAATCCCTCCGCCTCCTCGGAGCCCCAAAACGGTGACACATCAGAGTCAGAGGACAAAGTCATCAGGTTTTTCGGTGAATTAGCTGAGAGCGAAGACACGGGCGATGAACCTGTGGAGAAACTCTTCTTCAGTTCCAAAGGTTCGCCTTCTTCAGGTGGCAGCACTATTGCCTCTGCTACAAGTGATGACG AGGAAAACTTCTTCGGACCTGTGTCTTCCCATTTTATCAACCCTGGGAGACTATCAGACGCTTCAATCGCTGAAGAACACCATGATATCACCATGGACTCCACCGCGTTCTCAATGCATTTCCGGAGTCTTGCAATGTCCGAGTCTGGAGACTTAAGGACACCCACTAGCAGTCATGTTCCGGTAGAAGATAAAACACCTACTCAGCTTCCCTCAAGATCTGATACTGGAAGTACGATGGTGTTTACATACCCTAAGAAGCTGTTTCCGAGATCCCCTGTACCCGTTGACAAAGGAAGTGGTGGTGGAGACTCGAATGATATGAGTCTCGTAGGTGAAGATTCTAGAAAGTATGATTACGGGCATATAACTCCTGCGTTAGCAGCTCTGCTGGGAGATGAAAGCAAGGAACCGGTTCCTGCATCTCAGGACATTAGTGTTGAAGCCAGATCTCCACTGCCTGAATTTTCCTTGTCCCTTCAAAATGGAAGCATTCCGGTGGGTATAGAGAGCACCTCAGCTTGTCAAATGCTGTCACCTTCTGCTTATGCCATTCACCCTCTAATGGAGCTGCATGAATCAGGAAATCAAAGTGCCTATTTTGTTGGTAGAATGCAGCAGTGTGTTACTCCTTCTCCTCAAAGTGCTTACTCCTTTATGAGCAGGGAAACTCTCGCACTAGTTCAGAGCTTGTCAACCATCCAAAAAAGTAAATCCAGACTTGGGTTGATTCCACCGTCCCCTGCTTCTGCTCTTTCTCAGAGAATTGAGAAATCGAAGCTTCAGTTGTCCGGACTCCGTTCTGTTACCACCCCATCAACTTTTGGCAGGGAAGATTCAGGCCTCCGCCCGGGAACACGTAAAGATATCCTCATTACTAACTTGGACGATTTGTTATCTAAACATGATAACCCAACACCTGATCAACTTAGCTGTGCTGCATTGAGCCCTGTTGTTGACAGTAGCGATGTGTTTACATGCATAAGTCCACAAGTAAACACTAATTCTAGGATTCAGGGTTCACTCTTAAAAGAACAGGAAAGAAATCAGACAGCCAGCACCCCTGTTAAGTTTGTGTCATCTCTAGCAAAATCGTCACATGCGACTACCTCAGCAGCATTGAACAATTGTGTTACTCTTCAAGATCACGAGCAGCAAAGTAAAGCCATCGCCAATTCTGAGACTGAGGATGGACACGTGACCAAGGATTCTGTTAGTACCCCTTCTCTGAATACGTTATCTGACCATATGGATTCCCTGCTTGTGGAATCTTGTGTTTCACTCAGCGAGACAGGCTTCTTGAACGGCTCTGCTCAACAAAACGAGGAAGAAAGCGTgctgaacaaaaataaaaaaggaaccAACAACATCAGGGCTGCCCACTGTGAAACTGGAGTTATCTCAACTGAAGACTCTCCTGTTGTAGTGACACAAGACCGTCCTGCTACAGCTGGCTCTTCACCTTTGGACAGAAGTAGGAATGAGGCTTCACATGCTAAG GGGCCATCCAGATTGAAAAGGAAAGCCAGAGATGTTGATCCTGCTGACAAAAATTGTAGCCCCAAAGTCAGGCAAAGCACACAGGATATTTCAAATCCAGTGATGTACCACCCTGATGGAAACGATGTTAACAACTGCCGCGTAGTTCGTGAACAAGTAAACTGGGTAGAA ATTCCAGGTAAGATATCAGAAGAAATTAAACAAATGTTTGCATCATTGGCCAATAAGCTGAACTTAAGACAG GTTTGCAAGCTGGAAGATATGTTAACACACTTGAAGCAGGTTCATTTGTGTGAGATGCTTTGTCTTCAAATTAAATCTCAG AAAGTATGTGGCGACTTGACTGACGCTAAGACAAAGAG ACGTGCTGAGAGTAGATCATTACTCTGTAAGTTAGCCTATGAAAAAGCCAAACTTGAGTTGTTGCACCTCAAGGAAGAGATAATGAGG AAAAAGTCTCAAGTAGTTACCACTGGTCTACAAACATCTGAAACATTGGGGTTGAAGTGTGCCAAGCTTTTACGTCAACATGGTTTCAATTCTACTGGCTTATTAACTCCTGCGCAGCCACATGAG GCTACTACTAGCAAAGTAACAGAGAAAACACAGGAGATCGAAGAATTGGACTCAAAAATCAAGACCTTAATCAAATGTTTTCCTACGTGCGACAAGATAACAGGAGAACATGCATATACAGACGCTGTTATGATTGCTGAAGATCAattgaaaaagaagatgagttGCATGCTTTTACGTCAGGATATTCGG GGCTGGAAAGTTGACAGTTTAGGAGAAAAGAATGGTTGTCAGAGCATTGTTCTAGATTATGGTGGCTTGATTAACCAAAG GCTCACATTAAAGCCTGGCCATGCTTCATGTGTAATAGTTTCAAACAATTtgagtgatgcattcatcaag CATTTACCAGACATGAACGTTTCAACTGCGTTTAACTCCTTGTTTAGTGCTGAATACTCCCGGGTGTATGTTGGTACCAGTACGCTGTTGGAGATTACACAG AAAACTAGCCTGATCGTACATAATCTGCTAAATGTGGCTGAGGAATTACAGTTAGCTAGAATGGAGATACCGAATTTGGTCCAAGGAAATTTTGAATCTCCATCAG CGGAGCAGCTTTATTTGCAAATTAGCTTTTTTGATTGCAAAAACTTGAGAAAAGTAACCATGAGTCTCGATATGGCATGCTTGACCCA TGGGATGTATCCGGGCCACATAATTCCTTGCGAAGTGACAGGCACAAAAAGAGATGTTGTTGCCTCGGAACAATTGATGAAAGAGATAGAATATGCAGTGGATGGTGTCGTAGTGGGATATCCTCGGATACTGAGACTCTGTCGTTGCGTCTCCAAACTGTTGCAATCACAAAGCAGGAGATGA
- the LOC108859448 gene encoding ethylene-responsive transcription factor RAP2-2-like — protein MWMIVRRMMSSPMLTPLFSPQVQFLARKPYSLVDKLRSPLRERGRISTGGGGIRQRPWGKRTAAIRDPRKGSREWLGTFDTAEEAARAYNAAERKICGNKAKVISQKRSAGKTSNLKKPVAKQNQSPALIQQPTHVSQYCNNSFSDVSFMEPKPQMYNNQFFDVGGNSGYQYFSSDQGSNSLYCYEHKTSNVYYMYILASKLFL, from the exons ATGTGGATGATTGTGAGGAGGATGATGTCTTCGCCGATGTTAACCCCTTTGTTTTCACCGCAG GTCCAGTTTCTGGCAAGAAAACCATATAGTCTGGTGGACAAGCTGAGAAGTCCGCtaagagaaagaggaagaatCAGTACAGGGGGGGGGGGGATTAGGCAGCGTCCTTGGGGAAAACGGACCGCTGCAATCCGTGATCCGAGAAAAGGCTCCCGAGAATGGCTTGGAACATTCGACACCGCCGAGGAAGCAGCAAGAGCTTACAATGCAGCTGAACGCAAGATCTGTGGCAATAAAGCTAAAGTGATCTCCCAGAAACGCTCTGCTGGTAAGACCAGTAATCTGAAGAAGCCGGTGGCTAAACAAAACCAAAGTCCAGCTTTGATTCAGCAGCCAACACATGTGAGTCAGTACTGCAACAACTCTTTTAGTGATGTGAGTTTCATGGAACCGAAACCTCAGATGTACAATAATCAGTTCTTTGATGTTGGAGGTAACAGTGGATACCAGTATTTCAGTTCTGACCAGGGCAGTAACTCATTGTACTGCTATGAACACAAAACAAGCAATgtttattatatgtatattttagcttcaaaattatttttataa
- the LOC108856980 gene encoding probable E3 ubiquitin-protein ligase XERICO: MGLSSLPGPSEGMLCVLLVNTALSISIFKGIVRSVLQLVGIRLSPSSVAPAASSENQTSETFDFRVCQPESFLEEFRNMTPTMKFESLCKCKKQADNECSVCLSKFEEDSEINKLKCGHLFHKTCLEKWIDYWNITCPLCRTPLVVVAPDDQLVSSNVW; this comes from the coding sequence ATGGGTCTATCAAGCCTTCCTGGTCCATCAGAAGGAATGCTATGCGTGTTATTAGTCAACACAGCCTTATCAATCTCCATCTTCAAAGGCATCGTCAGATCAGTGCTTCAGCTAGTAGGAATCCgtctctctccttcttcagtAGCGCCGGCCGCATCTTCAGAGAATCAGACATCAGAGACTTTTGATTTCCGGGTCTGCCAGCCTGAGAGTTTCCTTGAGGAATTCAGGAACATGACCCCCACAATGAAGTTTGAGAGCTTGTGCAAGTGCAAGAAACAGGCGGACAACGAGTGTTCTGTATGCCTGTCGAAATTCGAAGAGGATTCAGAGATCAACAAGCTAAAATGTGGCCACTTGTTTCACAAAACATGCTTGGAGAAATGGATAGACTACTGGAACATCACTTGCCCACTCTGTAGGACTCCTCTTGTTGTTGTCGCACCAGACGACCAGCTGGTTTCCTCTAATGTTTGGTGA